A stretch of Gemmatimonas aurantiaca T-27 DNA encodes these proteins:
- the crcB gene encoding fluoride efflux transporter CrcB, translating to MTSTLSLSAVLVVALGGALGSVARYTVGVLLLPASGGFPTGTLVVNVVGAFLIGCFARLTLTSESDQLLRLALTTGFCGGFTTFSALSAETIALMQQGRTARAGLYVVSSLVLGLGATALGYLITKPRTAP from the coding sequence ATGACATCAACACTCAGTCTTTCAGCCGTGCTGGTGGTCGCGCTGGGTGGTGCCTTGGGTTCAGTCGCTCGCTACACGGTTGGTGTGTTGTTGTTGCCGGCCAGTGGTGGTTTCCCCACGGGCACGCTCGTGGTGAATGTTGTCGGCGCATTTCTCATTGGATGTTTTGCGCGCCTCACGCTCACCAGCGAATCGGATCAGTTGTTGCGCCTCGCGCTCACGACCGGCTTCTGTGGTGGCTTCACCACCTTCTCCGCGTTGAGCGCCGAGACCATCGCACTGATGCAACAAGGCCGCACCGCACGCGCAGGGCTCTATGTCGTATCCAGCCTCGTGCTCGGTCTGGGTGCCACCGCGCTGGGGTACCTGATCACCAAGCCGCGCACCGCGCCCTGA
- a CDS encoding methyl-accepting chemotaxis protein: MFRTLTLRAKILALPVVAALGFLITLASTIVLGRRAQHELTTIRQDLSPALEQSRQQLNLVELYQRIVRDAVAASDTAAISAADSIVRKFATINDSLARNATTDSAAVVQTHAAFKEYAAASKSSSMGMITGAMEDMMGARTVAKTKYAELTKQLNAELEDRNEQINASFNTAVGLQSTSFYSTSAILVVALAALIVLAWGTLTSVIGAMRSMSKTGRSIAQGNLDVEVKIQSKDEIGELAEAFRDMLSYIGGVAHAADRLASGDLSAKVEVRSEHDVLSRSINGAADTLQGVVSEVNVVIDAAKHGDLSKRGNPDRFQGAYAQLVAGTNATVDAVIEPIVEAKDVLTRVAAKDLSARVKGNYVGEHAAIKESLNLALENISEVFASLSQAISQVNGAAREIGDGSQELASGAADQAGAIDQVSNRIAVVDERTKANAADANEARTAMVKVTETTEQGVERMTALAQAVAEIKRSADSTAKIVKTIDEIAFQTNLLALNAAVEAARAGDAGKGFAVVADEVRSLAIRASEASRNTATLIEESVQKAETGVQLNESVTRRLEEIRTGVQRAATIMNNIAEGAVEQEKELAEVTSAMSQISGLTQRTAANAEESASAAAELSAQSAEMQDMASQFELGQTRVASAPVSYATPSPAAPRRAASPPPSTASRSTSKTRSAAPAKPKAKSVRATVSANAANDDVFPVNGAELIPFDDDSSDDILGSF; encoded by the coding sequence ATGTTTCGTACTTTGACTCTGCGGGCCAAGATTTTGGCCCTCCCTGTGGTGGCCGCGCTCGGCTTCCTCATCACGCTCGCCTCGACGATCGTCCTTGGTCGCCGCGCGCAGCATGAATTGACCACCATTCGGCAGGATCTCTCGCCAGCGCTGGAACAGAGCCGTCAGCAGTTGAACCTGGTGGAGCTCTACCAGCGCATTGTGCGTGACGCTGTCGCGGCCAGCGATACGGCGGCGATTTCAGCAGCAGATTCGATCGTCCGGAAGTTTGCCACAATCAATGATTCGTTGGCGCGCAATGCGACCACGGATTCGGCCGCCGTGGTGCAGACGCACGCCGCATTCAAGGAATACGCCGCCGCGAGCAAGTCTTCGAGCATGGGCATGATCACGGGCGCCATGGAAGACATGATGGGCGCGCGCACCGTGGCGAAGACGAAGTATGCGGAACTCACCAAACAGCTCAACGCCGAGCTCGAGGACCGCAACGAGCAGATCAACGCATCATTCAACACTGCGGTAGGCCTGCAAAGCACGTCCTTCTACAGCACCAGCGCGATTCTGGTCGTCGCCTTGGCCGCCCTGATCGTGCTGGCATGGGGCACGCTGACCAGTGTCATCGGCGCCATGCGCTCGATGTCGAAGACGGGCCGCAGCATCGCGCAGGGCAATCTCGATGTCGAAGTGAAGATCCAGTCCAAGGACGAAATCGGCGAACTGGCCGAGGCGTTCCGCGACATGCTGTCGTATATCGGCGGTGTGGCCCACGCGGCGGATCGTCTGGCCAGCGGCGACCTGAGCGCCAAGGTCGAAGTCCGCTCCGAGCACGACGTCCTCTCGCGCAGCATCAACGGCGCGGCGGACACCCTGCAGGGTGTGGTCAGTGAAGTCAATGTGGTCATCGACGCGGCCAAGCACGGTGACTTGTCGAAGCGTGGCAACCCGGATCGCTTCCAGGGTGCGTATGCGCAGCTCGTCGCCGGCACCAATGCCACGGTCGATGCGGTCATCGAGCCGATCGTCGAAGCAAAGGATGTGCTGACGCGCGTGGCGGCCAAGGATCTCTCGGCTCGCGTGAAGGGCAACTATGTGGGTGAGCATGCCGCGATCAAGGAATCGCTCAACCTCGCGCTCGAGAATATCTCCGAAGTGTTCGCTTCACTCTCCCAGGCGATCAGCCAGGTGAACGGAGCAGCGCGTGAGATCGGTGATGGCAGCCAGGAACTGGCGAGTGGTGCGGCCGATCAGGCTGGCGCGATTGATCAGGTGTCGAACCGCATCGCGGTGGTGGACGAACGCACGAAGGCCAACGCGGCCGATGCAAACGAAGCCCGTACGGCGATGGTGAAGGTGACGGAAACCACCGAGCAGGGTGTGGAGCGCATGACGGCGCTGGCCCAGGCCGTGGCAGAGATCAAGCGCTCGGCTGACTCGACGGCCAAGATCGTGAAGACCATCGACGAGATCGCGTTCCAGACGAACCTGCTGGCTCTGAATGCGGCCGTGGAAGCGGCACGTGCCGGCGATGCGGGTAAGGGCTTCGCGGTGGTGGCCGATGAAGTGCGCAGCCTGGCCATCCGCGCCTCGGAAGCGTCACGCAACACGGCGACGCTGATCGAAGAGTCGGTGCAGAAGGCGGAAACGGGTGTGCAGCTCAACGAGAGTGTCACGCGTCGTCTCGAAGAGATCCGCACCGGCGTGCAGCGCGCCGCCACGATCATGAACAACATCGCAGAAGGCGCGGTGGAGCAGGAGAAGGAGCTCGCGGAAGTGACCTCGGCCATGTCGCAGATCAGCGGCCTCACGCAGCGCACCGCGGCCAATGCCGAGGAATCGGCCAGTGCGGCGGCGGAACTGTCGGCACAGTCGGCCGAGATGCAGGACATGGCTTCGCAGTTCGAGCTCGGACAGACGCGCGTTGCGTCGGCTCCAGTCTCTTATGCGACGCCGAGCCCGGCGGCCCCGCGTCGTGCGGCAAGCCCGCCACCGAGCACGGCGAGCCGCAGCACGAGCAAGACCCGCAGTGCAGCGCCCGCGAAGCCAAAGGCCAAGAGTGTGCGTGCAACGGTCTCAGCCAACGCGGCCAACGATGATGTCTTCCCGGTCAATGGCGCCGAACTGATTCCGTTCGACGACGACTCGTCAGACGATATCCTGGGTTCGTTCTAA
- a CDS encoding dipeptidase: MTSPTIPADLEAWCTANDQRALDELFAFLRIPSVSARSEHKVDCATAAQFVADRLTQIGFTTSVESTPGHPIVVGEWRGAGSDAPTLLIYGHYDVQPAEPLELWTSPAFEPTIRDGRIYARGSVDDKGQLYLHIKALEAHLATRGALPVNVIVLAEGEEEVGSVNLEAFLEREQTRLACDAVVISDSTMFAPGIPSILSSLRGMAYLEITVQGANGDLHSGMYGGAVVNPAMALARILATMHDRDGRIAIPGFYDAVRPFPDHVRAQMRELPFSDEQMMHEVGVTALGGETGYTTLERLWTRPTCEVNGLLSGYTGEGAKTVLPAHAMAKVSFRLVPDQDPAVVASLVDAHVQRVAPAGVTVHVEHLHGGRPWRADLQGPIIEAGKTALEAAFGRAPVITGEGGSIPVVGDFERILGAPVLLMGFGLPGENAHAPNEWISVENYQRGTRAAAALYEEYRRHHHHQS; this comes from the coding sequence ATGACCTCACCGACCATCCCCGCCGATCTCGAAGCCTGGTGCACCGCCAACGACCAGCGCGCCCTCGACGAGCTGTTTGCCTTTCTGCGCATTCCCTCGGTGTCGGCGCGATCGGAGCACAAGGTCGACTGCGCGACGGCGGCACAGTTTGTTGCTGACCGTCTCACACAGATCGGCTTCACGACGTCGGTGGAGTCCACGCCTGGCCATCCCATCGTGGTCGGCGAATGGCGTGGCGCGGGCAGCGACGCGCCTACGCTGCTGATCTATGGACACTACGATGTGCAGCCGGCCGAGCCGCTGGAGCTCTGGACCTCGCCAGCGTTCGAACCCACCATCCGAGACGGCCGCATCTACGCGCGCGGATCCGTCGACGACAAAGGACAGCTCTACCTGCACATCAAGGCGCTCGAAGCGCATCTCGCGACACGCGGTGCGTTGCCGGTCAATGTGATTGTGCTGGCCGAAGGCGAAGAAGAAGTTGGCAGTGTGAATCTGGAAGCGTTTCTCGAGCGCGAGCAGACACGTCTGGCCTGCGATGCCGTGGTGATCTCCGATTCCACCATGTTCGCACCCGGCATTCCGAGCATCCTGTCATCGCTGCGTGGCATGGCCTATCTCGAGATCACAGTGCAGGGAGCCAATGGTGACCTGCACAGTGGCATGTACGGTGGCGCCGTGGTGAATCCCGCGATGGCCCTGGCACGCATCCTGGCCACCATGCACGACCGCGACGGACGCATCGCCATTCCTGGTTTTTACGATGCGGTGCGCCCATTCCCCGATCACGTGCGTGCACAGATGCGCGAACTGCCGTTCAGCGACGAGCAGATGATGCATGAAGTGGGCGTCACAGCGCTCGGCGGCGAGACCGGCTACACCACGCTGGAACGTCTCTGGACTCGCCCCACCTGCGAAGTGAACGGACTACTCAGTGGCTACACTGGCGAAGGCGCCAAGACCGTATTGCCGGCGCATGCGATGGCCAAGGTGAGTTTCCGTCTCGTGCCCGATCAGGATCCCGCTGTTGTGGCATCCCTTGTGGACGCGCACGTGCAACGCGTCGCGCCAGCGGGTGTCACCGTGCACGTCGAACATCTGCATGGCGGACGCCCGTGGCGTGCCGATCTGCAGGGACCGATCATCGAAGCCGGCAAAACCGCGCTCGAAGCCGCCTTTGGCCGGGCACCGGTGATCACCGGGGAGGGAGGCAGCATTCCCGTGGTGGGTGACTTCGAGCGCATCCTGGGGGCACCAGTGCTGCTCATGGGCTTTGGGTTGCCGGGTGAAAACGCCCATGCCCCCAACGAGTGGATCAGTGTCGAGAACTACCAGCGTGGAACGAGAGCGGCGGCGGCACTCTACGAGGAGTACCGCCGCCACCATCACCATCAGAGTTGA